CCTGTCTCACGGCAGATGCCATAAGTCTTGTTCTCTATACGAACGAGAGCAGCCTGGAGGTTCTTGATAAACTTCTGCTGACGCTCAGCCAAGAGGCTGGACTCTTGCTTGGAGAGGAGATTGGCACTCTCGTTAAGAGTCTTGAACGTGGGCGAAGTGTCAGACACATCGTTGCTGTCAGAGTTGTCTATCGAGGCTCTGAGCAAGTCGTAGTCCGTCTTGGCCTTATTTAGTTTCTTGAGGATGATCTCTCTGAACTCTTCAAGTTCCTCATCTGTGTACCTGTTTTTTTCCATGATAATATAGTAGTTTTTGTTGTTGCTACTTGGTCGAAGGGGTGCGGTGGATATCAAGCCTTCTCCACCGTCACCTTCACATCCAAACCGTCCATATCCAGCACCTCCGCATTGTCAATATCGGAGACGATGGCGATGCTGACGGCTTGCACCTGATTGGATATATAGTCCTTGAACTCTGTCACCGCATCATCGACCTCAGGATGCGAGAGTATCCGGACATTTACCTTATCCGAGACATTGAATTTCTTTGCCTTACGGATGTTCTGTATTCTGTTGACCAACTCACGAGCGATACCCTCGTTGCGAAGTTCGTCAGTGATGGTGACATCAAGTGCCACGGTGAGTGAGCCCTCATTCTGCACGAGCCAGCCCGGGATATCTTCAGAGATGATCTCTACATCGGCGACAGAGATCTCCTGACCTTCATAAGTGATGACACCATTGCGTTCGAAAGCAAGGATGTCCTCCTGTGCAAGCTCTGTGAGATAAGCCGCAGCACTCTTCATCGCCTTGCCAAACTTAGGGCCGAGAGCTTTGAAGTTGGGCTTCACACGCTTGACGACGATGCCCGAAGCATTGTCTGCAAAAGTGAGCTGCTTGATGTTCACCTCATTGATGATGATATCCTTGACATTGTCTATCGCCTTCATCTGCTGAGCATCCGAAGTAAGGACGAGGATCTTTGTCAGAGGCTGACGCACCTTGATGTTCACCTTACGTCTGAGGGCAAGCACCATCGAAGAGATGGTCTGTGCATAGCGCATCTCCTCTTCGAGTTTTTTGTTGATGATGCTCTCGTCACAGACCGGGAAGTCCGCAAGGTGCACCGACTTGTCGTGCTTCTCGTCGATGCGACCAAGATCTCTGTACAGACGATCGGCATAGAACGGCGCAAATGGAGCGATCAGTCGAGACACCACTGTGAGACAGGTATGAAGGGTCTGATAAGCCGACAACTTATCTTCGCTCATGCCTCCGCCCCAGAATCTCTTACGGCTGAGTCTCACGTACCAGTTGCTCAAGTGATCGTTGACGAAGTCCGAGATCGCTCTCGCAGCACGTGTAGGCTCATAGTCGTCGAGATCCTTGTCGACCTCTCTGATGAGACTGTTGAGCATGGAGAGGATCCATCTGTCGAGCTCGGGACGATCTTCGTTGGCCAGCATAGGCACGGAGTGATCGAAGCCGTCGATGTTCGCATAAAGAGCGAAGAAGGAGTATGTGTTGTACAATGTGCCGAAGAACTTACGAGAGACCTCCTCCACGCCCTCCGGGTCAAACTTGAGGTTGTCCCAAGGCGAAGCATTTGTGATCATGTACCAGCGAAGAGGATCCGAACCATTCTTCTCTATCGTCTCGAACGGATCGACACCGTTGCCGAGACGCTTGGACATCTTGTTGCCATTCTTGTCGAGGACGAGGCCATTGGAGATCACCGTGCGGAACGCCACGCTGTCGAAGAGCATAGTACCCAACGCATGGAGCGTGAAGAACCATCCACGGGTCTGGTCGACACCCTCTGCGATGAAGTCCGCAGGGAATATCTTTCCGGTCTCTATCTCTGCGCCATGTTCAAACGGATAATGTACCTGAGCATAAGGCATCGCACCCGAGTCGAACCACACATCGATGAGGTCCGTCTCACGGTTCATAGGCTTACCCGACGGACTCACAAGGACGATCTCATCCACATAAGGGCGGTGCAAGTCTATACGGTCATAGTTGGCATCGGTGTACTCACCCACCACAAAGTTTTTGATCGGGTTGACAGTCATCACGCCCGCAGCGACAGACTTCTCGATCTCCTCGTAGAGCTCCTTGACCGAACCGATACATATCTCCTCACTACCATCCTCGGTACGCCAGATAGGGAGAGGCGTCCCCCAGTAGCGAGATCGGGAGAGGTTCCAGTCCTGGAGGTTTTCGAGCCACTTGCCGAAGCGTCCTGTACCTGTTGACTGGGGCTTCCAACAGATGGTTTCGTTGAGCTCCATCATGCGCTCACGCACAGCGGTCGAACGGATGAACCAGCTGTCCAACGGATAGTACAAGATAGGCTTGTCCGTACGCCAGCAATGAGGATAGTTGTGTACCTGCTTCTCGATGCGGAAGACCTGATTTTGCTGTTTGAGCATCACGCTGATGTCCACATCGAGGCTTGCATCAGCCTCTGTAAGGGTGTCATCATACGCATTCTTGACGTATCGACCCGCATATATGTCGTAGAGAGGGATGTTGACAAACTTCTTTGCCCATGCCTCATCAAGATCTTCGATCCTGTAATACTTGCCCGAAAGGTCTACCATCGGACGATCCTTGCCCTCCTTGTCCTTCATCATGAGAGGAGGCACACCATTGGCCTTAGCCACCTTGTCGTCATCCGCACCGAAGGTAGGAGCGATGTGTACGATACCCGTACCATCCTCTGTGGTGACGAAGTCGCCCGAGATCACTCTGAACGCCCCCTCGCCCGGATTGACCCAAGGGATGAGCTGCTTGTACTCCATACCTACAAGATCGGTACCCTTGTATTCGGCAATGATCTCGTATGGGATGACCTTGTCACCGGCCTTGTAATCCGACAGTGGAAGTTCCGCACCCGCAGCAGGGAAGTACGAAGGCATGAGATCCTTAGCCATGACGGCTGTCATGGGGAGATTGGTGTAGGGGTTGAAGGTACGTATGGCCACATAAGAGATGTTCGGGCCTACGCAGAGCGCAGTATTCGAAGGCAATGTCCAAGGTGTTGTCGTCCAAGCGAGGAAGAAGACATCGCCATGTCCTTTCATCTCTTCCTTCGGGCTGACGACCTCGAACTGTGCCGTACAAGTCGTATCCTTGACGTCTCGATAACAGCCCGGCTGATTCAGCTCGTGCGAACTAAGCCCCGTACCCGCAGCAGGCGAATATGGCTGTATCGTGTACCCCTTGTATAGAAGCCCCTTCTTGTACAACTGCTTGAGCAAGTACCAAAGGGTCTCGATGTATCTGTTGTCATAAGTGATGTAGGGGTGATCCATATCGACCCAGTAGCCCATCTTGTTGGTCAAGCTCTGCCACTCGTTGGTGTACTTCATCACCTCCTCCTTGCACGCAGCGTTGTACTCCGCCACGGTGATCTTCGTGCCGATGTCGGCCTTGGTGATGCCGAGCTTCTTCTCCACACCCAGCTCTACCGGCAGACCGTGGGTATCCCACCCTGCTTTACGGTCGACCATGAAGCCCTTCATCGTCTTGTAACGGCAGAATATATCCTTGAGTGTCCGAGCAATCACGTGATGAATACCCGGCATACCGTTTGCCGAAGGAGGTCCTTCATAAAATATGAACTTAGGTGCATCTTCACGTATCTTTAGCGACTGCCCGAAGACTTGTTCCTCGTCCCAGATTTTCAACATCTCCTTGTTGACCTCCGAGAGATTCAAGTGGTTGTACTCTTTGTATTTGTCTGCCATCTTAGTATGAGTGGTTTATAATTACTGCGCTCCGCCCGAAATACGACAAAAATCTACCCATTTCAGGCTTTCCGCAAAAATACAACTTTTCCCCCAATATTTTAAATGTGTGTAAGCACTCTTTACGAGTTTGATAGACAGAGGACACTGCACCCATCCGTCACAGCTCCTTTTTGGCAACATTTCGAGAGCACGAAAGCAAGGTTTCCGATGACACCACACACATCGTGCCCGAACGACCCCACGCCTCGCTTTACCCAAACAAGTCAACACCCCAAAGGGATGACTGATTACTGCGAGACATGAGATAGTATTATCCTCGAAAAAGTGCATCCTTACATATAGGAGAGGGATGAAAACTCAGAGCAACAGTGCTTCAGACACAAAGAATATCATGGTCGATTGTCGCTCTTCAACTCGGTTGAGAAAAAAAAAGACACCCCCAAGAGAGACTCTCTCAAATGATTAGAGGAGAGCAAATCCGAGAATCTGAAAATAGAGAAGTCAGTATAACAGAAAAAAAGAGGTCTCGAAGCATCTGCTCCAAGACCTCTACGCTGTGCGGCTGAAGGGACTCGAACCCCCACGGATCACTCCACCAGATCCTAAGTCTGGCGCGGCTACCAATTACGCCACAGCCGCTTGATGTCGAATAAGCAGGTGTCACCACCCTTATTCGCTTGCAAAGATAGATATATTTTTTTAATACACGATGTTTTGATTAAGTTTTTTATCATGACATTTATCTTCCACCTCGGTAATGGCATTCTCAAAGACCGCTGATATGAGCTCCGAAAAAAAGTCGTTAAACTTGATGACGAAGGTCGTTAAGTTCGATGACGAAAGTCGTTAGACTCGTTTTCGAGCATCCAAGGACTGTTTTTCGAGACTTGCCGGCCCGAAAAACAATGCCTCGGCAATGGTCTGTCGAGGTTTATTGGGTGGGTGGTGTCTTTTTTCGTAAATTTGTCTCATTGAACTCATCTCGACTTTCTCTTTTGTTTAAATTTTCTGAGTCCTAAGACGATAAAGGCAAGGTAATTAAAACCTATCCAACTACTTACGGTAGTATCAAAACGATTTAAAACCGAACGAAAACTATCCATCCAAGCGTTGCTTCTTTCAATGGTGTAACGCTCTCTGTAGAGTTTTTTATCGAAATAATGTTCCGTTTCAGAGGGGGATTTTTGGTTTCTTTTGTTTTCACAAATATTGGCTATGATACCTTCTGAGGCGGTTATTTTCCGAAGATTTTCACTGTCAAAACCTGCATCAAAATTCACAAATAAACCTTTTGTGGAGATTTCAGCTTTTTTCAAAACGGATGTAATTTCTTGAAAATGAGTCTTTATATTATATAAGTCGTGATGTTCTCCGGATATAGGCTGAGACATTGCTAACATCAAACCTTGCCTGTCGGACAGGTACAAACTGTTGGTTGTTTTTGCTTTTTTACGAGCTTGATAACCGACTTCTTCGCCGCCTTTTTTTGCGGGTGTTTGGCTACCGTCAAAATCGCAACTTGAACAATCTATTTTCGATTTGTTTTTCACCCAACAAGTCTGCCAAGCACCTTCTTTACACCATTTCCGGTAATGCCCAAACACGGTTTTATAGCTCGGAACTACCTCTGAAAACAATTGTTCCATTGGTAAAAGTGCCCATTGAACACCTGTTTTCAATTTGTATAAAATACAGTTAATTATCTCATTAATAGGCGATTTTGGTCTAAATCCTCTTTTTCTTTTAGGTAAATGTAGGATAATTTCTTCTATTATCGTATCTTTGCCCAGTACTACAAACAAGGTCTTAGGTTTTTATATTTCACACCACAAAAATCATAGTTCCTTGTTTGTTTTCAAAAAGTTAAGATAGACTTTATATTTTTGCGTATAACAAATTTATATAATGATTGAGTTTTTCAGATATATTTCTAATCCTGTTTATTACGGAGAGAAAAAAAATTGGGGTATTATTAAAAAGATAAGCTATTGTATAGGGCTGTTATTATTTTCGTTATTATTTTTTATAGCAATGAAAGTAGTTTTGAATTTAGGAGTAAGGATTTTCGTTTCCTTACCCAAAAATGAAGCTGCTCACTCATTTTTTGAAAACCATTCTTTTTTGTACATACTTCTTATAGGAGCTTTTTGGGGTCCTATACTTGAAGAAATTGCTTTCAGAGGAATTTTAATTTTTAATCGCTGGATATTTATTCCCATTATCGTATTATCTTTTTATATTTTGAATATAATTTTAGGGATAAGAAATATGAATTTCAATGATATGTTATTCATCCGAATTATGATTCCTATCGGGGTAGGGTTGGTGGCTTTCTTGGTAATCCAAAAATATTATAAAAACATACTGAATTTTTACGAAAAAAATTTTAAATACATTTTCTATTTGAGTGCATTTAGCTTTGGACTTGTACACTTTCTAAATTATTCATTGGAAGGAAAAGGTTTACTTTTAATCCCTTTAATTGTCTTACCGCAAATCATAGGAGGTTTTTTTTTCGGATATATACGGATGAATTTTGGAATTATATATAGCATTTTAACTCATAGTATCAATAATGCAATAGCGCTGATTTTGAGCTTAAAGCTGATAACCTAATAGTTTTCGTATTTGATAGAAAAACCGTTCTATTAACCTCATATCTTCTGTTATGATGTCTGCTCTACCTGTCATTTCCTTATTGAATATTATATCTTTACCATAAGATGTTTTTAGTCCTTTTGGAAGAGTAATATACACGTAATAATTTCTTTCTTTACTTGGAGTAAGAGAAATATATTCAACGAACTCATCTCGATTTTCTCTTTTGTTTAAATTTTCTGAGTCCTAAGACGATAAAGGCAAGGTAATTAAAACCTATCCAACTACTTACGGTAGTATCAAAACGATTTAAAACCGAACGAAAACTATCCAT
This is a stretch of genomic DNA from Porphyromonas cangingivalis. It encodes these proteins:
- a CDS encoding TraR/DksA family transcriptional regulator, which codes for MMEKNRYTDEELEEFREIILKKLNKAKTDYDLLRASIDNSDSNDVSDTSPTFKTLNESANLLSKQESSLLAERQQKFIKNLQAALVRIENKTYGICRETGKLIPKERLRAVPHATLSIEAKEGGAK
- the ileS gene encoding isoleucine--tRNA ligase — translated: MADKYKEYNHLNLSEVNKEMLKIWDEEQVFGQSLKIREDAPKFIFYEGPPSANGMPGIHHVIARTLKDIFCRYKTMKGFMVDRKAGWDTHGLPVELGVEKKLGITKADIGTKITVAEYNAACKEEVMKYTNEWQSLTNKMGYWVDMDHPYITYDNRYIETLWYLLKQLYKKGLLYKGYTIQPYSPAAGTGLSSHELNQPGCYRDVKDTTCTAQFEVVSPKEEMKGHGDVFFLAWTTTPWTLPSNTALCVGPNISYVAIRTFNPYTNLPMTAVMAKDLMPSYFPAAGAELPLSDYKAGDKVIPYEIIAEYKGTDLVGMEYKQLIPWVNPGEGAFRVISGDFVTTEDGTGIVHIAPTFGADDDKVAKANGVPPLMMKDKEGKDRPMVDLSGKYYRIEDLDEAWAKKFVNIPLYDIYAGRYVKNAYDDTLTEADASLDVDISVMLKQQNQVFRIEKQVHNYPHCWRTDKPILYYPLDSWFIRSTAVRERMMELNETICWKPQSTGTGRFGKWLENLQDWNLSRSRYWGTPLPIWRTEDGSEEICIGSVKELYEEIEKSVAAGVMTVNPIKNFVVGEYTDANYDRIDLHRPYVDEIVLVSPSGKPMNRETDLIDVWFDSGAMPYAQVHYPFEHGAEIETGKIFPADFIAEGVDQTRGWFFTLHALGTMLFDSVAFRTVISNGLVLDKNGNKMSKRLGNGVDPFETIEKNGSDPLRWYMITNASPWDNLKFDPEGVEEVSRKFFGTLYNTYSFFALYANIDGFDHSVPMLANEDRPELDRWILSMLNSLIREVDKDLDDYEPTRAARAISDFVNDHLSNWYVRLSRKRFWGGGMSEDKLSAYQTLHTCLTVVSRLIAPFAPFYADRLYRDLGRIDEKHDKSVHLADFPVCDESIINKKLEEEMRYAQTISSMVLALRRKVNIKVRQPLTKILVLTSDAQQMKAIDNVKDIIINEVNIKQLTFADNASGIVVKRVKPNFKALGPKFGKAMKSAAAYLTELAQEDILAFERNGVITYEGQEISVADVEIISEDIPGWLVQNEGSLTVALDVTITDELRNEGIARELVNRIQNIRKAKKFNVSDKVNVRILSHPEVDDAVTEFKDYISNQVQAVSIAIVSDIDNAEVLDMDGLDVKVTVEKA
- a CDS encoding IS5 family transposase, producing MFVVLGKDTIIEEIILHLPKRKRGFRPKSPINEIINCILYKLKTGVQWALLPMEQLFSEVVPSYKTVFGHYRKWCKEGAWQTCWVKNKSKIDCSSCDFDGSQTPAKKGGEEVGYQARKKAKTTNSLYLSDRQGLMLAMSQPISGEHHDLYNIKTHFQEITSVLKKAEISTKGLFVNFDAGFDSENLRKITASEGIIANICENKRNQKSPSETEHYFDKKLYRERYTIERSNAWMDSFRSVLNRFDTTVSSWIGFNYLAFIVLGLRKFKQKRKSR
- a CDS encoding type II CAAX prenyl endopeptidase Rce1 family protein, whose protein sequence is MIEFFRYISNPVYYGEKKNWGIIKKISYCIGLLLFSLLFFIAMKVVLNLGVRIFVSLPKNEAAHSFFENHSFLYILLIGAFWGPILEEIAFRGILIFNRWIFIPIIVLSFYILNIILGIRNMNFNDMLFIRIMIPIGVGLVAFLVIQKYYKNILNFYEKNFKYIFYLSAFSFGLVHFLNYSLEGKGLLLIPLIVLPQIIGGFFFGYIRMNFGIIYSILTHSINNAIALILSLKLIT